The window ACTTGTATATTTTAAAATTCGATCAGATCGTCCTTTAGCTCTAGGCATAATACGTTTCATATTTGTTCCTAAATCTATAAAAATTTTAAATATAAATAAATTATCTATATCTAATCCATAATTATGTTCAGCATTAGCTATTGCAGCATTTAATACTTTTTTAATTAAAAAAGCTGATTTTTTATTAGAAAAATTTAAAACATCTAACGCTTTAGATATATTATAACCTCTAATAATATTAGCTATTAATCTTAACTTTTGTGCAGAAGAAGGAGCATATTTATGTTTTGCTATAATTTCCATTTTTTCTCTTAAGTAAATTTATTATATAAATAAATATATGTTTATTTTTTTAAAGTTTTTTTAATTTTTTTATCAGCTGTATGTCCTCTATACGTACGTGTTGGAGAAAATTCACCTAATTTATGACCTACCATTTCATCTAAAATATATATTGGAATATGTTGTCTCCCATTATGTACAGAAATAGTTAATCCAATCATATTAGGGAAAATAGTTGAACGTCTAGACCAAGTACGTAATGGTTTTTTATTTTTATTTTTTATTGATTTTTCAATTTTTTTTAATAAATGTTGATCAATAAAAGGACCTTTTTTTAAAGAACGTGGCATATTTTGTTACCTTTTATTAATTAAAAATTACTTATTACGGTGTTTAATAATATATTTCTCTGTTCTTTTATTTTTTCTTGTTTTTTTACCTTTAGTTTGTACTCCCCATGGAGTTACAGGATGTTTCCCAAAGTTTTTTCCTTCTCCTCCACCATGAGGATGATCTATAGGATTCATTGCTGTTCCTCTAACTGTTGGTCTAATTCCTTTCCATCTTTTTGCACCAGCTTTACCAAAAGATTTTAACATATGTTCATTATTTCCTATTTCTCCTAATGTAGCTCTACAATTAGATCGAATTTTACGGATTTCTCCTGACTTTAATCTTAAAGTTATGTATGATTTTTCTTTGGAAATTAATTGAACATATGTACCAGCGGCTCTAGCTATTTGGCCTCCTTTCCCTGGTTTCATTTCTATATTATGTAAGACAGTACCAATAGGAATATTATTTAATGGTAATGTATTACCAATTTTTATTGGAACATTAGTTCCTGATTCTACAGTATCACCTATCTTTAAATCTTTAGGAGATAAGATATATTTTTTAACTCCATCTTTATATTTTATTAATGCAATATTAGCAGAACGGTTTGGATCATATTCTATTCTTTCTACTATAGCAGGGATATTATCTTTATTTCTTTTAAAATCTATAATACGATACAATCTTTTATGGCCTCCACCAATATGACGAGTTGTAATACGTCCATAATTATTTCTACCTCCTGATTTTTTTTTTTTTTCTATTTTAGAAGACAGAGGTCTACCTTTATATAAAGAATGATTAATAATTTTAATCATATGCCGTCTTCCTGGAGAAGTTGGATTATACTTTTTAATTATCATGTTTTATCAATTTAATCCTTATAAGTTCTTATTTATATTAAAATCAATTTTTTGATTTTTTTCTAAAATTATATATGCTTTTTTCCAATCACTACGTTGAAAATTATATTTCTTATTTTTTTTTTTTTTTCCTTTTATAATTAAAGTATTAACATTTTTAACTTTTACATTAAAAATTTTTTTTATTGCTTTTTTTATATCTATTTTAGTTGCTTTTTTTAAAACTTTAATAATTAAAGTATTTGTTTTTTCTGCAACAAAAGAAGATTTTTCAGAAATATGCGGCCCTTTTATAATTTTAAAATTATACTCTTTTTGAATCATATTAAAATCTCTTCTATATGTTTAATAGCATTAACAGTTATAATAACTTTATTAGCATTAATTAAATAAATAGGATTTATATTAATTGAATTTTTAATTTTTACGTTATATAAATTTCTAGATGCTAAAAATAAATTTTTATCAATAAATGTTGTAATAATCATTATTTTTTTTGATAAATATTTTTTTAATTTTTCAATTAAAATTTTAGTTTTTGGTTTACTAATATTAAATTTTTTAACTAAAATTAATCTTTTTTCTTTAATTAGTTGTGAAAAAATACTTTTTAATGCATTACGAAACATTTTTTTATTAATTTTTTTATTATATATTTTATTTTTTGCAGCAAAAGTAACTCCCCCAGAACGCCAAATTGGACTTTTAAAAGACCCTGCTCTAGCTTTTCCTGTTCCTTTTTGTTTCCATGGTTTTTTACCTGTTCCTTTTACTTCTCCTCTAGTTTTTTGTGCTTTAGTCCCTTGCCTACCTATTGTTCTATAAGATTCTATTAATTGATGTATTAATGATTTGTTATAATTCCTATTAAAAATAATATCTGAAACTATAACTATATCTTTAGTATCTTCTGTTATAATTTCCATTTTGATGCCTAATTAATATATTTATTTTTGTTGTATTAGATTAAATTTTTACTGCCGGTTTAACAATTACATTACTTCCAGTATATCCAGGAACAGCTCCTTTTATTAATAATAAATTTTTTATAAAATCTAATTTTATTATATGTAAATTTTGAATAGTAATTTTATGATTACCTAATTGCCCAGCCATCTTTTTGCCTTTAAATACTTTTCCTGGAGTTTGGTTTTGTCCAATAGATCCTGGTGCTCTGTGTGAAAGTGAATTTCCATGGCTAGCATCTTGAGTTTTAAAATTCCATTTTTTTACAGTTCCTGAGAATCCTTTTCCTTTTGATATTCCTGTTACATCTACCTTAACTATTTGTTTAAAAATATCAATATTTATTTTTTGACCTACATGAAAATTTTCAGGATTATAATTTTTAAGACGATATTCCCATAAAATATATCCTCCTTCTGTTTTTGCTTTTTTAAAATGTCCTATTTCGGCTTTATTCATACGACTTGTTTTTTTAAATCCAGTAGTCATTTGAATAGCATTATATCCATCATTTAAAATAGTTTTA is drawn from Enterobacteriaceae endosymbiont of Donacia vulgaris and contains these coding sequences:
- the rplV gene encoding 50S ribosomal protein L22: MEIIAKHKYAPSSAQKLRLIANIIRGYNISKALDVLNFSNKKSAFLIKKVLNAAIANAEHNYGLDIDNLFIFKIFIDLGTNMKRIMPRAKGRSDRILKYTSHITIILSDNIKLEKN
- the rpsS gene encoding 30S ribosomal protein S19, giving the protein MPRSLKKGPFIDQHLLKKIEKSIKNKNKKPLRTWSRRSTIFPNMIGLTISVHNGRQHIPIYILDEMVGHKLGEFSPTRTYRGHTADKKIKKTLKK
- the rplB gene encoding 50S ribosomal protein L2, yielding MIIKKYNPTSPGRRHMIKIINHSLYKGRPLSSKIEKKKKSGGRNNYGRITTRHIGGGHKRLYRIIDFKRNKDNIPAIVERIEYDPNRSANIALIKYKDGVKKYILSPKDLKIGDTVESGTNVPIKIGNTLPLNNIPIGTVLHNIEMKPGKGGQIARAAGTYVQLISKEKSYITLRLKSGEIRKIRSNCRATLGEIGNNEHMLKSFGKAGAKRWKGIRPTVRGTAMNPIDHPHGGGEGKNFGKHPVTPWGVQTKGKKTRKNKRTEKYIIKHRNK
- the rplW gene encoding 50S ribosomal protein L23 — its product is MIQKEYNFKIIKGPHISEKSSFVAEKTNTLIIKVLKKATKIDIKKAIKKIFNVKVKNVNTLIIKGKKKKNKKYNFQRSDWKKAYIILEKNQKIDFNINKNL
- the rplD gene encoding 50S ribosomal protein L4 is translated as MEIITEDTKDIVIVSDIIFNRNYNKSLIHQLIESYRTIGRQGTKAQKTRGEVKGTGKKPWKQKGTGKARAGSFKSPIWRSGGVTFAAKNKIYNKKINKKMFRNALKSIFSQLIKEKRLILVKKFNISKPKTKILIEKLKKYLSKKIMIITTFIDKNLFLASRNLYNVKIKNSININPIYLINANKVIITVNAIKHIEEILI
- the rplC gene encoding 50S ribosomal protein L3; translation: MIGLVGTKMGMSRIFTKDGISMPITVIHFNTIRITQIKTILNDGYNAIQMTTGFKKTSRMNKAEIGHFKKAKTEGGYILWEYRLKNYNPENFHVGQKINIDIFKQIVKVDVTGISKGKGFSGTVKKWNFKTQDASHGNSLSHRAPGSIGQNQTPGKVFKGKKMAGQLGNHKITIQNLHIIKLDFIKNLLLIKGAVPGYTGSNVIVKPAVKI